A genomic window from Helicobacter pylori includes:
- a CDS encoding NifS family cysteine desulfurase has translation MLQRIYLDNNATTKIDPKVKEIMDPFLRDHYGNPSSLHQFGTETHPAIAEALDKLYKGINARDIDDVIITSCATESNNWVLKGVYFDECLKKGKNHIITTVAEHPAVRSTCNFLESLGVEVTYLPINEHGSITADQVKEAITEKTALVSVMWANNETGLIFPIEEIGAICKQKGVLFHTDAVQAIGKIPVDVIKANADFLSFSAHKFHGPKGIGGLYIRSGVGLTPLFHGGEHMNGRRSGTLNVPYIVGMGEAMRLAVEHLDYEKEVVGKLRDKLEEALLKIPDVMVVGDRIHRVPNTTLISVRGIEGEAMLWDLNRSNIAASTGSACASEDLEANPVMVAIGASKELAHTAIRLSLSRFNTEAEIDKTIEVFSQAATRLRNISSSY, from the coding sequence TTGTTACAACGAATTTATTTAGACAATAACGCTACAACCAAGATTGACCCTAAAGTCAAAGAAATCATGGATCCTTTTTTAAGGGATCATTATGGGAATCCTAGCTCTTTGCACCAGTTTGGCACCGAAACCCATCCGGCCATTGCAGAAGCGCTAGACAAGCTTTATAAGGGTATTAACGCTAGGGATATAGACGATGTGATCATCACTTCTTGCGCGACAGAAAGCAATAATTGGGTTTTAAAGGGCGTGTATTTTGATGAATGCTTGAAAAAAGGCAAAAACCATATTATTACCACGGTTGCAGAGCATCCGGCAGTGCGATCCACTTGCAATTTTTTAGAAAGCTTGGGGGTAGAGGTAACTTACTTGCCTATCAATGAGCATGGGAGTATCACCGCAGATCAAGTCAAAGAAGCGATCACAGAAAAAACCGCTTTAGTGAGCGTGATGTGGGCGAATAATGAAACCGGTCTCATTTTCCCTATTGAAGAAATTGGGGCTATTTGTAAACAAAAGGGCGTGTTATTCCATACCGATGCCGTGCAAGCGATTGGTAAAATCCCTGTAGATGTAATAAAAGCGAATGCGGATTTCCTTTCTTTTAGCGCGCACAAGTTTCATGGGCCTAAAGGCATTGGGGGGCTGTATATTAGAAGCGGGGTGGGATTGACCCCTCTTTTTCATGGAGGCGAGCATATGAATGGCAGGCGCAGCGGGACTTTGAATGTGCCTTATATTGTGGGCATGGGCGAAGCGATGAGGTTAGCCGTAGAGCATTTAGACTATGAAAAAGAAGTGGTGGGGAAATTGCGCGACAAATTAGAAGAAGCGCTTTTGAAAATCCCTGATGTGATGGTGGTGGGCGATCGCATCCATCGTGTGCCTAACACGACTTTAATCAGCGTGAGAGGGATTGAAGGAGAGGCCATGCTTTGGGATTTAAACCGCTCTAATATCGCCGCTTCTACAGGGAGCGCATGCGCGAGTGAGGATTTAGAGGCTAATCCGGTGATGGTGGCGATTGGAGCGAGTAAAGAGTTGGCTCATACCGCTATCAGGCTTTCATTAAGCCGTTTTAACACGGAAGCTGAAATTGACAAAACGATTGAAGTTTTCTCTCAAGCGGCTACAAGATTGAGAAACATTTCAAGCTCTTATTAA